One stretch of Pseudomonas sp. NC02 DNA includes these proteins:
- a CDS encoding N-acetyltransferase, whose amino-acid sequence MRITQATLEHLDLLTPLFVKYREFYGALPFPDSSRAFLEKRLRRKESVIYLALADDDDKKLLGFCQLYPSFSSLSLKRVWILNDIYVAEDARRQLVADNLMRTAKKMAKETQAVRLRVSTSSDNQVAQKTYESIGFREDTEFKNYVLAISDD is encoded by the coding sequence ATGCGGATTACTCAAGCGACCCTTGAACACCTGGACCTGTTGACCCCGCTTTTCGTCAAATACCGCGAATTTTACGGTGCGCTGCCGTTTCCTGATTCGAGCCGCGCCTTCCTGGAAAAACGCCTGCGCCGCAAGGAGTCCGTGATCTACCTGGCGCTGGCCGACGATGACGACAAGAAACTGCTTGGCTTTTGCCAGCTGTATCCAAGCTTTTCATCGTTGTCCCTCAAGCGGGTGTGGATCCTCAACGACATCTACGTCGCCGAAGACGCACGCCGGCAGTTGGTGGCCGACAACCTGATGCGTACCGCGAAGAAGATGGCCAAGGAAACTCAAGCCGTGCGCCTGCGTGTGTCCACCAGCAGCGACAACCAGGTGGCGCAGAAAACCTATGAGTCCATCGGTTTTCGGGAAGACACCGAGTTCAAGAATTACGTGCTTGCGATCAGCGATGACTGA
- the ppa gene encoding inorganic diphosphatase, which produces MSYSKIPAGKDLPNDIYVAIEIPANHAPIKYEIDKDSDCLFVDRFMATPMFYPANYGFIPNTLADDGDPLDVLVVTPYPVTPGSVIRARPVGILNMTDDGGGDAKVIAVPHDKLSQLYVDVKEYTDLPPLLLEQIKHFFENYKDLEKGKWVKIDGWGNADAARAEIMKSVAAYKG; this is translated from the coding sequence ATGAGCTACAGCAAGATTCCGGCTGGCAAAGACCTGCCGAACGACATCTACGTCGCCATCGAGATTCCGGCCAACCACGCGCCGATCAAATACGAAATCGACAAAGACAGCGACTGCCTGTTCGTTGACCGTTTCATGGCCACCCCGATGTTCTACCCGGCCAACTACGGTTTCATCCCCAACACCCTGGCAGACGACGGTGACCCCCTCGACGTGCTGGTCGTGACCCCTTACCCGGTTACCCCAGGCTCGGTTATCCGCGCCCGCCCGGTCGGCATCCTGAACATGACTGACGACGGCGGCGGCGATGCCAAAGTTATCGCAGTACCACACGACAAGCTGTCCCAGCTGTATGTCGACGTGAAGGAATACACCGATCTGCCGCCACTGCTGCTGGAACAGATCAAACACTTCTTCGAGAACTACAAAGACCTCGAAAAAGGCAAATGGGTGAAGATCGACGGTTGGGGCAACGCAGACGCCGCCCGCGCCGAGATCATGAAGTCGGTCGCTGCCTACAAAGGCTGA
- a CDS encoding DedA family protein, translating to MDFNPLDLILHLDVYLDMLVRNYGVWIYAILFLVIFCETGLVVMPFLPGDSLLFIAGAVAAGGGMDPILLGGLLMLAAILGDSTNYVIGRTAGERLFSNPNSKIFRRDYLQKTHDFYDKHGGKTVTLARFLPILRTFAPFVAGIAKMPYPRFFGFSVFGTVLWVGGLVTLGYFFGNVPFIKKNLSLLVVFIILLSLVPMIIGVFRSRFGRNSTEAKPQ from the coding sequence ATGGATTTCAACCCGCTCGACCTTATCCTGCATCTCGACGTGTACCTCGACATGCTGGTGAGAAACTACGGAGTGTGGATCTACGCCATTCTGTTCCTGGTTATCTTTTGCGAAACCGGCCTGGTGGTCATGCCGTTTCTGCCGGGTGATTCCTTACTGTTCATCGCCGGCGCTGTTGCAGCGGGCGGCGGCATGGACCCGATATTGCTGGGCGGCCTGCTGATGCTCGCGGCCATCCTGGGTGACAGTACCAACTACGTGATCGGACGAACGGCCGGGGAACGCTTGTTCAGCAACCCCAACTCGAAGATCTTCCGCCGCGACTACCTGCAAAAAACCCACGACTTCTACGACAAGCACGGCGGCAAAACCGTGACCCTGGCGCGCTTCCTGCCGATCCTGCGCACGTTTGCGCCGTTCGTCGCCGGTATCGCGAAAATGCCTTACCCGCGCTTCTTCGGTTTCAGCGTGTTCGGCACCGTCCTCTGGGTCGGCGGCCTGGTAACCCTGGGCTACTTCTTCGGCAACGTGCCGTTCATCAAGAAAAACCTGTCGCTGCTGGTGGTGTTCATCATCCTGCTGTCGCTGGTACCGATGATCATCGGTGTGTTCCGCAGCCGCTTTGGCCGCAATTCCACCGAAGCCAAGCCGCAGTAA
- a CDS encoding zinc-dependent peptidase, with protein MWSLSAWRRRRLLAKHPIADETWQRVRHHLTFLDGITAEQDQWLREACVVFLAEKHLTALPGVELHQEQRLLLAAQAQLPLMNLGDLDWYQGFHEIVLYPDDFLSPQRHRDASGVEHEWDGEHSGEAWQQGPVILAWPGVLASGNWEGYNLVIHELAHKLDMLNGDANGLPPLHHDMRVQEWASVMQSAFDDLNRQLDRNPDAETAIDPYAAENPAEFFAVTSEYFFSAPDLLVSSYPQVYEQLSHFYRQDPLARLHQLQAGDVRYQTERQAPYDV; from the coding sequence ATGTGGTCCCTCAGCGCCTGGCGTCGCCGGCGCCTGCTGGCCAAGCACCCGATTGCCGATGAAACGTGGCAGCGGGTGCGCCATCACCTGACGTTCCTCGACGGCATCACTGCCGAGCAAGACCAGTGGCTGCGGGAAGCCTGCGTGGTGTTCCTCGCCGAAAAACACCTCACCGCCCTGCCCGGCGTCGAACTGCACCAGGAACAGCGCCTGCTGCTCGCCGCCCAGGCACAGCTGCCGCTGATGAACCTTGGCGACCTCGACTGGTACCAGGGCTTCCACGAGATCGTGCTGTACCCCGACGACTTCCTCAGCCCGCAGCGCCATCGCGACGCCAGCGGCGTGGAGCACGAGTGGGACGGCGAGCACAGCGGCGAAGCCTGGCAACAGGGCCCGGTGATCCTTGCGTGGCCCGGCGTACTGGCCAGCGGCAACTGGGAAGGCTACAACCTGGTCATTCACGAACTGGCCCACAAGCTGGACATGCTCAACGGCGACGCCAACGGCCTGCCACCCCTGCACCACGACATGCGCGTGCAGGAATGGGCCAGCGTCATGCAAAGCGCCTTCGACGACCTCAACCGCCAGCTCGACCGCAACCCAGACGCAGAGACTGCCATCGACCCCTACGCCGCGGAAAACCCGGCCGAGTTCTTTGCCGTCACCAGCGAATATTTCTTCAGTGCCCCGGATTTACTGGTCAGCAGTTATCCACAGGTGTACGAGCAACTGAGCCACTTCTACCGTCAGGATCCCCTGGCGCGCCTGCACCAACTGCAGGCCGGCGACGTGCGGTATCAGACGGAACGCCAAGCGCCCTACGACGTCTGA